AGAACAATTTCTGTAGAGTCATTAGATGTAGGTGGTGGTTGAATTTTTCAATCTAGTTGTTACCTCTTTTTCACGAACTAACAActcaaaaaatcatgaaatactgtatttattctatatataaatatacaaggAAATCTGCGAAATCACATAGCCACAAAGCTCTGAAAAAAATGACCcctaatattttgtaaatgatcAAAGAATCTCCACAAGTTAACgataaaattaaagttttaaagatgtATCATAAAATGGTTTGTAGttctaaattcaaaattgtcatGGAGCTCTAATCAACATCAAAGTTTTGGTTAACTTAGTGGCATGATTCCCCCAAGCAAAATTGGCGTCGGTATACCACCCGTTCAGATTGGACAACGTGCAGTAATTGTGCCACCAGGCGCCATTGTAATAGACGGCACAGTTCCCGCCGGAATACAGATCGTTGTCGTTATCTGATGTCGTAAACATCATGCCGTTCAGATTGACTTCGGGgtcaatatttatcattttgtcTCCTGAAAAATAGAAGGACCTTCAGCGTCTCAAAATGTACTACAAACAATTAAAAAGCTCTAAATACATCGTCGAAACTATATAGTTAGTTTCGCTAAcggttaaaggggcatggtcacaatttttgtcaaattctatttttctgtttttattatttacaatgcttcaggaatgcatttctaatgacaacatgaaatttgaaattcagtTGTAGATTATAAGCAAggtacagggctcacaattctttgtcatgtaaacaaggctcgttccctgtttttgtttacataggttcaatacgagggtcaatccaaaaatacgaagacaattgGGCTGTCTatcataaatttttataaaagtcATAATTAACAGATTAAATTATGCAACaacacatattttattgatatacgaagtttcattccatttgatgaaaaggttatttagttattttaaaatcaacatttttgtcaccacggcgcacggtaacatTGAAAACACGACGTCAAGATGATTTAGATTTACGCACAGGTATTAATAGAAATTGCCAATCTTTATACCACCCTTAGTCTTTTGTGCTCTTCACCATACAATTTAAATCGTCACTATATCACTTGACGTCTAATTTATTCACATTTGTTCAAAAATCATAAGTTTGTTCGATCCTCtaagttttcttatttttaaccGCATGTCTCTTTGTTTACAGTAAGAAAATCCCTAAATGTCAGATGACGTTGTTTATTCAGTCAATTTTAAGGACGTTACTTTGGTTACTGATATCTGTTCACCAAATTtatatatcccgtcattatttggtacatagaatatcatgacaattcataattttaagtttcaataatatttggttttaagcaCAACTTATGgaaatattactttcaacaaagtatggtttattgttgacagaATACTAAGTTTGACTGTTCGCCGTGACCTCATTCTTGAAGGattatattctaaatatttcttaaaaataaaggaatataGTATtaactttttctattttaaattgttggaaacaattgttaaattatgtttactaaattaaaaactccttacttaagcattgtaaacactAAAAtcggaaatataatttttaaccaaaatcgtgaccatgcccctttaagcataaataaacagttcctaacgtttaacacattcattttaggtctaaaattggaattttcacttcaacattcaaaatgtaaacaaatctttgtttacatagcaaataaTTGCAAGCAatgtaactcgcttatatctCAACGACTGATAAAATGTCTTTAGTTACTGaatcattgtaaacattaaaatcggaaaaattattttaaaccaaaatcgTGGCTATGCACCTTTAAAGGCTTGAATAGTCATTATATGCTAGACTTGCTGTATGTCATGCACTTTGAGCTTGATAGCTAGTTAAGCAAGACAACCGGTGTATCCCCGTAATGGATATGTGATCATGAAAGCATTCATTTATCCATACAAGAATATTCGAAAAAAGAGTTCTAAttgtcctttccgatatatttcattttatcaaataaaatataatcatgttttatattttatttgataaaatgaaatatatcggaaTTCTAGTATATCGAGTATTCGAAaattaattagaatttttttctatctgTGCATCACTCTATACAAAGTAAACTACAAGTCCTGATTTTGGGCTTTGAAAGTGTTATGGCAAAGCTGTCCACACAAAGCAATTTGGTAATGTAGGATAGATATATATAGGATGTATTGATTATATGCATTCATCTTGTTTaaccatacatgtacaatactaaaatattatagaagaaaataaaagaatCTACTTTAGACCTAATTTTAAGTTGTAGTTTGTGCAAACCTCTCTATATATGATTGTTATAGTACATTGTACTtgaaatatcttattttatattgtgccttattataataattttatatacataaaacGCGTTATTTGATTGGTTCTAGACAATCTCGTGTCAGGGtaataaaacttcatatttcTCTGTCATCGTCATCATATCCTACGCCTTCGAAAGTTACGTGAATTTTCATTTGAAGCGCATGGAAAGTCCCGAGGATGATcaattctaaaattttattggataaaaaacttatttatgtctctgataatatcaacatttaaattactttttatatcaacattttaattgctttttatatcagaaaactAACATAAAAGAAATCAGTAACCATTCACTATGTTTTTGCTTCACgagagttaaaaaaaactattagaaCCTGGCGTattctaaagtaaaaaaaaccaatttaatgCATGATAGTAAAGGAGATAGGAAGATTTATTCAGCCAGAAAAATCCTATTTCCCTCGGGCGTTGCCTCTGGAAATATGATTTTCCTTGGGAGAATAAATCTTCCTATCTCCGTTTCTATCATGCAATAAATGCACAACGTATCAATTTGTTCCaatcatttttacataaattactcTAATCTAATTGTTGTGAGATTAGATGaattaaagtagatccagtgttctgtgatgtcagactttattgtaaaactttgaatagttttatttattttatgtgaatataatcacatggatgtaattagaaataCTGTTAAgttcaattttaatgttatcctaaatttccaatttttcatacattttatctTGCTAAGGGGAAATCATTCtatttctgacttttctctcagttgtatgtctaaatgctatatttttttaatccaaaCAACTAGTTTTCTAACAcagttgacaataaaattaaaaaagataaacaagttTCTGCCTACAACAAAAAGTACGGTTTtctgatgctaaaatatgctctAGTTCATGTTTATCTGACTTCTCAAAATGTGTgatgaaatgtatattttttctaatgatTGGCGAAATTTAAGTCTTTTAAGTTGAAATCAGCTGTtctgtttttcaactttcatcagagaattttacgagtatggattGAGTTACCTTAAATGCAAGTCACTCCAAGAAGAGCGTGTTAAAAAACGATTTGTtaagataaaaagtaaaataaagcaACAATTCGAATGaatatgtttgtattttgataatttttataaccGAAACAAAGAATTTACTATCTAACCTGCGTCTCCACTGTACCCTCCTATGTACAGGCGGTAATTAGAGTCTGGTCCTCCCACGGTAAAGTTGGAGTACATGGCGTACTGTACGGTGTTGTCAGAGAACTCCAACTGTATCCACAGCACGGTCAGTCCTAGCGACGTCAAGCGGTGAATTTCCCCCAAACCTACAGGATGTTACAGTTAAAAAGATTGGCTCGAGAAGACTTTTTTGCTGCATGGTTAAAGACTGGTTTGTTATTCTCGTGTGGGAAATAGAAAATTAGGAACTAAGATTGAAATTGAATCTTGTTCTGAAGTACAAAAATTTTCTACTgaaccaaaaaaacaaacaaaaaacgaaaaaaaaacaaaccaggAATCAAGTCCTAGCtacatgttttttattttaagaccaTTTTCAGAGAAAATATATTTGACGTTTCCTTGACGACAATGACTATTGTATCAAATATTCAACATGTTACAGTAACTTCTATTTCGCTTATTTTCATTCAACGTAATTAAGAGAAGAAAAGTCACGTGACTTAAGAAACAGTTTTGTAAAGCCCATAAAATCGACcttattaattataaataatagaaTCTTATTTTTGCATTAGGTAAAGTTTTCAGTCgtaatatcaaatgatatagtgtgatcaatttaaaaaggtttttttgCGGCATTATATCcctaaattcattatttaaaatatattttcctcGAAATTTTAAATAACCTATCCAGAACTCGTTCGAAGTTGATCCAAACCCCTTCTCGTAATCCGTCCAAAGCTTTTGATGAAAATTCACCGAACCATCTGTTCTACGCTGAATGATCTGAGAAAAAGATGAACGTTGAATGCAgtataaattctgtaaaataattCAGTGCTACTGATACTTAGTATTTCATTATACCATTAAACTAGACCTAGAATAAGAGCCTTAATTTCTGTCACAAATTTTTCACTCAGTCTGAGCCAAAACGGGGGTATATGTCATTTCATAGTTTTTCAACTACACTTAACTAGGATCGTTTAACGGGATTCATTTTgttaagattaatttttttttcttgaaaagatGCGAAGAGACATACGGTCCATATTCTCCCATCATATCCTTGTTTGCAGGCGTAAGTGGTCGAGCCTCCAGAGTAGAGTTCCGTTCCGGTGGAAAATTGGTCAGTAATGACAGGGCAAGAACAGCCATTGATACACTCTAAAAATGCAAGTTCTTGGCTGATTGTAAGTTCTGTATCTAATACTCAGAATaggacaaaaacaaatttcctataaaactgtaaaaaaaacctataaTTATTGTTAAAACTAAGATGACGTCATCACATCAACGGCTTACCGATGGCGGCTGACGTTGTTTCTTGAACCGTTGTATCTTGGTTCGCCGATGGATTCTGTGTTTGTGTTGTTGAAGCTAGAGGTTGTGGTGTTGAGTTGTTTGTTGTTGAGCTTTCCTGTAAAGAAATACATCAAAGATCTAATAAAACAATAGTGTTGGAAGAAAGCGTATTAAAGATAAATTTCCCGAAATGCAAACTTCAAAGTTAGATTTTCCGAGATTACAGTTAGAATCTTCAATTTTAATGTTGGAATTCCCAATTTTAAAGTAGGAAATTCCTAATTTTATGCaaataagtataaaaaaatattttaa
This portion of the Magallana gigas chromosome 7, xbMagGiga1.1, whole genome shotgun sequence genome encodes:
- the LOC105347633 gene encoding uncharacterized protein isoform X1, with product MSRSLLLNTVGLIFLFVTSSKGKIIHELFLFSTRNSRYIPGSETEDILLDDKKSVTWCAVRCLGSSDCLAIDICYLQTSTRCRIWSVPPKDNSTNEPICRRFRELSDTHESSTTNNSTPQPLASTTQTQNPSANQDTTVQETTSAAIECINGCSCPVITDQFSTGTELYSGGSTTYACKQGYDGRIWTIIQRRTDGSVNFHQKLWTDYEKGFGSTSNEFWIGLGEIHRLTSLGLTVLWIQLEFSDNTVQYAMYSNFTVGGPDSNYRLYIGGYSGDAGDKMINIDPEVNLNGMMFTTSDNDNDLYSGGNCAVYYNGAWWHNYCTLSNLNGWYTDANFAWGNHATKLTKTLMLIRAP